The following coding sequences lie in one Cryptococcus neoformans var. neoformans B-3501A chromosome 14, whole genome shotgun sequence genomic window:
- a CDS encoding hypothetical protein (Match to ESTs gb|CF193595.1|CF193595, gb|CF190886.1|CF190886, gb|CF193594.1|CF193594; Similar to gi|5597020|dbj|BAA82597.1| ER chaperone BiP [Aspergillus oryzae], FASTA scores: opt: 3087, E(): 4.3e-182, (70.562% identity (89.941% similar) in 676 aa overlap (72-744:1-672))), which produces MKWRVRRVPPMPRWHQAVLAGSNVSGCRGDADGQPAPRQLLSTRIYSLLFLSFFHLCLFLKIFATMAYPSRITRPKRQSGMSSLMSKLTLFAFVLVAVLCFLPVGSQVRAEEKDVDVGTVIGIDLGTTYSCVAIQRGGKVEIIANDQGNRITPSWVAFTEEERLIGDAAKNQASNNPENTVFDAKRLIGRYFDDPDVTRDRKHWPFKIVNKDGKPMIQVNHRGDLRDFTPEEVSAMVLTKMKETAEAYLGHKVTHAVVTVPAYFNDAQRSATKDAGTIAGLTVLRIVNEPTAAAIAYGLDRSGKQESQIIVYDLGGGTFDVSLLSIEDGVFEVLATAGDTHLGGEDFDNRVIDYLVKQYKKKTDIDVSKNNRAMGKLKREVEKAKRTLSSQMSTKIEIEAFEGGNDFSETLTRAKFEELNMDLFRKTMKPVEQVLKDAGVKKDEIDDVVLVGGSTRIPKIQQLLKEYFNGKEPSKGINPDEAVAYGAAVQGGILSGEAGSSDVLLIDVCPLTLGIETTGGVMTKLIPRNSVVPTKKSQIFSTAADNQPTVRIQVYEGERSMTKDNNLLGEFDLNNIPPAPRGVPQIEVTFEIDANGILRVSAVDKGTGKSESITITNDQRRLSPEEIERMVQEAEEFADEDAAVKRKIEAMNNLQNFIFSLKSQIGDAEGLGGKLSEDDKDTILSAIKEKTEWLDEHPQSDAEDYEEQLSELQATVAPITSNLYGGAGGSSYDDEQMPFSHDEL; this is translated from the exons ATGAAATGGCGAGTGAGGCGGGTTCCGCCGATGCCACGCTGGCACCAGGCGGTTCTTGCAGGTTCCAACGTGTCGGGTTGCCGCGGAGACGCGGATGGCCAGCCAGCCCCTCGTCAACTTCTTTCTACAAGAATCTATTcacttctcttcctttccttcttccatctttgccTATTCCTCAAGATTTTTGCCACCATGGCATATCCTTCAAGAATCACACGCCCAAAGAGGCAGTCTGGAATGTCATCACTCATGTCCAAGCTCACTCTCTTCGccttcgtcctcgtcgCGGTGCtctgcttccttcctgTAGGAAGCCAAGTACGCgctgaagaaaaggacgTTGACGTTGGAACTGTTATTGGTATTGATTTGGGAACTACGTACTCTTGTGTCGC TATTCAGCGaggtggaaaggttgaaaTCATCGCCAACGACCAGGGTAACCGTATCACTCCATCATGGGTCGCCTTCACTGAGGAGGAACGACTTATTGGTGACGCCGCTAAGAACCAGGCCTCCAACAATCCCGAAAACACTGTTTTTGACGCGAAGCGATTAATCGGTCGATACTTTGACGACCCTGATGTCACTCGCGACAGGAAGCACTGGCCTTTCAAGATCGTTAACAAGGATGGCAAGCCCATGATCCAGGTCAACCACCGGGGCGACTTGAGGGACTTC ACCCCTGAAGAAGTGTCCGCGATGGTCTTGaccaagatgaaggagaccGCTGAGGCCTACCTCGGCCACAAGGTTACTCACGCCGTTGTTACTGTCCCCGCTT ACTTCAACGATGCTCAACGATCCGCTACCAAGGACGCCGGTACTATCGCCGGTCTTACTGTCCTTCGTATCGTCAACGAGCCTaccgccgccgccatcG CTTACGGTCTCGACCGAAGTGGCAAGCAGGAGTCCCAGATCATCGTCTACGACCTTGGTGGTGGTACTTTCGAtgtctctctcctctctaTTGAGGACGGTGTCTTTGAGGTCTTGGCTACTGCTGGTGACACTCACCTTGGTGGCGAGGACTTCGACAACCGAGTCATTGATTACCTCGTCAAGCAgtacaagaagaagaccgaTATCGATGTCTCCAAGAACAACAGGGCTATGGGAAAGCTCAAAcgagaggttgagaaggccaagaggACCCTTTCTAGCCAAATGAGCACCAAGATCGAGATTGAAGCCTTCGAGGGTGGCAATGACTTCTCCGAG ACTTTGACCCGAGCCAAGTTCGAGGAACTCAACATGGACCTTTTCAGGAAGACCATGAAGCCTGTCGAACAGGTCCTTAAGGACGCTGGTgtcaagaaggacgagaTCGATGAC GTCGTCCTTGTCGGTGGTTCCACTCGTATCCCCAAGATTCAGCAACTCCTCAAGGAGTACTTCAACGGCAAGGAGCCTTCTAAGGGTATCAACCCGGATGAGGCTGTTGCCTACGGTGCTGCTGTCCAGGGTGGTATCTTGTCAGGAGAAGCTGGTAGCAGCGACGTTCTTCTTATCGATGTCTGCCCTTTGACTCTCGGTATCGAGACCACTGGTGGTGTCATGACCAAGCTTATTCCCCGAAACTCTGTTGTTCCTACCAAGAAGTCCCAGATCTTCTCCACTGCGGCCGACAACCAGCCCACCGTCAGGATCCAGGTTTACGAGGGTGAGCGATCCATGACCAAGGACAACAACCTCCTCGGTGAATTCGACTTGAACAATATTCCCCCTGCCCCTCGGGGTGTTCCTCAAATTGAGGTTACCTTTGAGATCGATG CCAATGGTATCCTCCGAGTCTCTGCTGTCGACAAGGGCACTGGCAAGTCTGAGTCTATTACTATCACCAACGACCAACGACGTCTTTCCCCCGAGGAGATTGAGCGAATGGTTCAGGAG GCGGAGGAGTTCGCCGACGAGGACGCCGCTGtcaagaggaagattgaggCCATGAACAACCTTCAGA ACTTCATCTTCAGCCTCAAGTCCCAGATTGGCGACGCTGAGGGTTTGGGTGGCAAGCTCTCTGAGGACGATAAGGACACCATTCTTTCCGCcatcaaggagaagactgAGTGGCTCGACGAGCACCCTCAATCCGACGCCGAGGACTACGAGGAGCAGCTTTCTGAGCTCCAAGCTACCGTTGCT CCTATCACTTCCAATTTGTATGGTGGTGCCGGTGGTTCATCCTACGATGACGAGCAGATGCCTTTCAGCCATGACGAGCTTTAA
- a CDS encoding hypothetical protein (Similar to gi|46124845|ref|XP_386976.1| hypothetical protein FG06800.1 [Gibberella zeae PH-1], FASTA scores: opt: 298, E(): 8.7e-14, (30.159% identity (66.667% similar) in 189 aa overlap (1-180:1-186)); HMMPfam hit to SPC22, Signal peptidase subunit, score: 27.7, E(): 1.7e-10), whose protein sequence is MYSTLQRANHISSLATTYILILLGLISVASFLSLPSVDLGSIDVKDIIVTRGRLNRWGAKQEDIASLRFDVRTNLNELLNSYNTKQLFLYLTAIYEEESTGNAHEVVLWDRIVTRADTRDIRAVGRELPKSNRKKGRGNVRVEDGKNKYIWRNPSGTFKDIPYANLTLHYSLMPYVGYLTSGIAATAEGPVSIPEVIKR, encoded by the exons ATGTACTCCACACTTCAGAGGGCAAATCATATATCCTCCCTCGCCACCACTTAcatcctcattctcctcgGTCTCATCTCAGtcgcctccttcttgtcatTGCCCTCGGTTGATCTTGGCTCAATAGACGTCAAAGACATCATAGT CACAAGAGGTCGGCTGAATAGATGGGGCGCTAAGCAGGAAGACATCGCTTCTTTACGGTTTGACGTCCGAACAAATCTCAATGAACTGCTCAACTCCTACAATACCAAGCAGCTTTTCCTTTATCTCACTGCCATATACGAAGAGGAAAGTACGGGGAATGCTCATGAGGTAGTTCTCTGGGATCGTATCGTCACCCGAGCGGATACAAGAGATATAAGAGCGGTGGGAAGAGAATTGCCGAAGAGCAAcaggaaaaaaggaagaggaaatgtCAGggttgaagatggaaagaacAAGTATATCTGGAGAAATCCTTCGGGGACATTCAA AGACATCCCCTACGCCAACTTGACATTACATTACTCTCTCATGCCATACGTCGGCTACCTCACCTCGGGAATAGCCGCGACTGCCGAGGGACCTGTATCAATACCTGAAGTAATCAAGCGATAA
- a CDS encoding hypothetical protein (Similar to gi|46100613|gb|EAK85846.1| hypothetical protein UM04902.1 [Ustilago maydis 521], FASTA scores: opt: 1204, E(): 3.1e-63, (53.602% identity (76.945% similar) in 347 aa overlap (1-343:1-342)); HMMPfam hit to Pkinase, Protein kinase domain, score: 293.8, E(): 2.6e-85) produces MDLASQENSQRANRWDKGIKIGEGTFANVYKGTEKATGRKVAIKKIKVGEMKHGLDMTALREVKFLQELKHPNIISLLDVFSVKQNINLVLEFLDTDLEAVIRDKALIFQNADIKSWMAMSLRGLEYIHRNGVLHRDLKPNNLLIAANGELKIADFGLAREFGDAGNKMTCQVITRWYRPPELLFGSRYYSPTVDIWSMGTIFVELILRVPFLAGETDIDQLKKTFHAMGTPTEQDWPGYTKLPDYHEVGSFPKNPWWNMISSIGREGQDLARELLRFDPAQRPSAKKALLHSFFTSYPPPTPPIALPKPLAELRPRELAPDETQGKPLLTSGAGQSLKRKAESPRTSQSVPRKLIFT; encoded by the exons ATGGATTTGGCCAGTCAAGAAAACAGCCAACGTGCTAACAGAT GGGACAAGGGTATAAAAATCGGTGAAGGAACTTTCGCCAATGTTTATAAAG GCACAGAGAAAGCGACTGGCAGAAAAG TTGCTATCAAGAAGATTAAAGTAGGAGAAATGAAACATGGACTAGATATGACAGCTTTACGAGAAGTGAAATTTCTTCAAGAGTTAAAACACCCAAATATTATCTCT TTACTAGACGTTTTCTCAGTCAAGCAAAACATCAATCTGGTGCTGGAATTCCTTGATACAGATTTGGAAGCGGTTATCCGGGACAAGGCCCTGATTTTCCAAAATGCGGATATCAAAAGCTGGATGGCAATGTCCTTAAGGGGATTGGAATACATTCATAGGAATGGAGTGCTTCACCGG GATTTGAAGCCGAACAACTTATTGATCGCCGCTAACGGTGAACTCAAAATTGCGGATTTCGGTCTTGCTAGAGAATTTGGAGACGCCGGAAACAAAATGACCTGTCAGGTTATCACCCG ATGGTACCGTCCTCCAGAGCTCCTCTTTGGTTCTCGGTACTACTCTCCTACAGTCGATATATGGTCGATGGGAACTATTTTTGTTGAGCTCATTCTACGAGTGCCGTTCCTTGCTGGCGAGACCGACATAGATCAATTAAAGAAGACTTTCCATGCCATGGGGACACCTACCGAGCAGGATTGGCCT GGATATACAAAACTTCCCGACTACCATGAAGTTGGATCATTCCCTAAAAATCCTTGGTGGAACATGATATCATCCataggaagagaaggccaagatcTTGCTCGAGAACTTTTGAGATTTGATCCAGCCCAGAGACCTTCTGCGAAGAAA GCACTTTTACATTCATTTTTCACTTCCTATCCACCACCCACACCACCAATCGCTCTTCCTAAACCTTTGGCTGAATTGAGACCCCGAGAGCTGGCACCAGATGAAACTCAAGGGAAACCGTTGTTGACCTCTGGAGCCGGTCAAAGTTTGAAACGTAAAGCCGAATCGCCTCGCACAAGTCAAAGTGTCCCAAGAAAACTTATCTTCACATAG